One segment of Streptomyces sp. YIM 121038 DNA contains the following:
- a CDS encoding MAB_1171c family putative transporter, producing MFFTILFIVLAAETAWKFHQLSRAPQNRGVRWLTLCVVCAVATYALAIEHGTRGIDGTFGIGTAKLLMDTLFMGMTYSLMLFYLYSTGDTPAVRRRARREGVGFLAAVTGIVATAVTPPHHAVLHSTFEDADMTVPRVALFYLGIGLYALYALAMSCRRTQRFARMSSGAEAVGLWTASAGLLGLAASTGIRSVFVVVRSQGGVVPAWLSVSTGILLVVSLPAFVLGVTWPGVRSRCAAWRLRREHRRIHRELEPLWRLLSSAYPDTVLPQAGRGGRAGFRYARRVIECRDGLVRISPHLSSVEPVWESMAPKALAERLHRAAVAVRRGQVPSRPGTPLALSRDGDTAEVEQLVALSRALHALSASVS from the coding sequence ATGTTCTTCACGATCCTCTTCATCGTCCTGGCGGCCGAGACCGCCTGGAAGTTCCACCAGCTCTCCCGTGCGCCGCAGAATCGTGGGGTGCGGTGGCTGACCCTGTGCGTGGTCTGTGCCGTGGCGACCTACGCACTGGCCATCGAGCACGGCACACGAGGCATCGACGGCACCTTCGGCATCGGTACGGCGAAGCTCCTGATGGACACCCTGTTCATGGGCATGACGTACAGCCTGATGCTCTTCTATCTGTACTCCACCGGCGACACACCGGCTGTCCGGCGCCGTGCGCGCCGGGAGGGGGTGGGGTTCCTCGCCGCCGTGACCGGGATCGTGGCGACGGCGGTCACCCCGCCGCACCACGCCGTGCTCCACAGCACCTTCGAGGACGCCGACATGACGGTCCCCCGGGTCGCCCTCTTCTACCTGGGGATCGGGCTGTACGCCCTGTACGCCCTCGCGATGTCCTGTCGCAGGACCCAGCGCTTCGCCCGGATGTCCAGCGGTGCCGAGGCCGTCGGCCTCTGGACGGCCAGCGCGGGGTTGCTGGGTCTCGCGGCCTCCACCGGCATCCGTTCGGTGTTCGTCGTCGTCCGCTCGCAAGGCGGGGTCGTGCCCGCGTGGCTCAGCGTGTCCACGGGGATCCTGCTGGTGGTGTCCCTTCCCGCGTTCGTCCTCGGCGTCACCTGGCCAGGGGTGCGGAGCCGCTGCGCCGCATGGCGGCTGCGGCGGGAGCACCGCCGGATCCACCGGGAACTGGAGCCGCTGTGGCGGCTGCTCTCCTCGGCCTACCCCGACACCGTCCTGCCCCAGGCGGGCCGCGGGGGCCGTGCCGGCTTCCGGTACGCGCGGCGTGTCATCGAATGCCGGGACGGCCTGGTCCGCATCAGCCCGCACCTGAGCTCGGTCGAACCGGTGTGGGAGTCCATGGCTCCGAAGGCGCTCGCGGAACGCCTGCACCGCGCGGCGGTGGCGGTCCGCCGCGGTCAGGTACCGTCGCGGCCCGGCACCCCCCTGGCCCTTTCGCGGGACGGCGACACCGCCGAGGTGGAGCAACTCGTCGCCCTGTCCAGGGCGCTGCACGCGCTGTCGGCGTCGGTCTCGTAG
- a CDS encoding helix-turn-helix domain-containing protein: MSGFTPGDPFLADCPARLAVELIADKWTVVVLYGLSQGPVRHGELIELIGGISRKMLTQTLRRLQAHGLVRRHAYAEVPPRVEYELTPLGETLIEPIHMLTEWARSNGDAVLDALDALDADPEALAPGD; the protein is encoded by the coding sequence ATGAGCGGATTCACCCCCGGCGACCCCTTCCTCGCCGACTGCCCGGCGCGCCTGGCGGTCGAGCTGATCGCCGACAAGTGGACGGTGGTCGTGCTCTACGGCCTCAGCCAAGGACCGGTCCGCCACGGCGAGTTGATCGAGCTGATCGGCGGGATCTCCCGCAAGATGCTCACCCAGACGCTCCGACGACTCCAGGCCCACGGACTGGTCCGCCGCCACGCCTACGCCGAGGTGCCGCCCCGCGTCGAGTACGAGCTCACCCCGCTCGGGGAGACGCTGATCGAGCCGATCCACATGCTGACCGAGTGGGCGAGGTCGAACGGCGACGCGGTGCTCGACGCCCTCGACGCCCTCGACGCCGATCCCGAGGCGCTCGCCCCCGGCGATTGA
- a CDS encoding radical SAM protein, with translation MSEVSSQTQRYYQGDNPTRPVPFDGVMTVSHYIMPNFATMDWHQVPREKVVENIHSLQDPGGNLNDRIMMYIHVPYCKSFCHYCNFNRFHYPKQDSERLERYTDYLIKEIDWYMRQPYVQAREFTGIYIGGGSPSTLPVSAVERLSDHLRKVVPNFDTIEKSFTGEPRTLRRPGLLEVLRDHGWDRVTFGIETLNEKIHRKIGRLDTREDVDAIFDRMRDIGYTADTCVDMMYDLPGQTLEGFQAELSELLSCYDPTEIDLFTTIYLPYRPLHKLIMDGRVEQPGSPWQLLAMREHLYDTLTDAGYHNTIAETWSKRPERSQYQTAHCARQDIIGIGCAARGNLRDMVSINPEKVDDWQRNVDEQGASTETLQSIGPEGVLDRIMVMFPRYKSLDKELLADFGALVDEEAFERVRAVLDGHLAAGVIEDEGDRFTVNKLGVIWHGNLQTDYLRHTLNTKGEVLMNHLTEARQDFDSENRFEVTAETVYIKEHDAEYPRLMK, from the coding sequence GTGTCAGAGGTGAGTTCGCAGACACAGCGCTACTACCAGGGGGACAACCCCACCCGCCCCGTACCGTTCGACGGCGTCATGACGGTCTCGCACTACATCATGCCGAACTTCGCCACGATGGACTGGCACCAGGTTCCGCGCGAGAAGGTCGTCGAGAACATCCACAGCCTGCAGGACCCGGGCGGCAACCTGAACGACCGGATCATGATGTACATCCATGTTCCGTACTGCAAGTCGTTCTGCCACTACTGCAACTTCAACCGGTTCCACTACCCCAAGCAGGATTCGGAGCGCCTGGAGCGGTACACCGACTACCTCATCAAGGAGATCGACTGGTACATGCGGCAACCGTACGTCCAGGCGCGGGAGTTCACCGGCATCTACATCGGCGGCGGCAGCCCCTCGACGCTGCCCGTGTCCGCGGTGGAGCGCCTGAGCGACCATCTGCGCAAGGTCGTCCCGAACTTCGACACGATCGAGAAGAGCTTCACCGGTGAGCCCCGCACGCTGCGCCGCCCCGGACTCCTCGAAGTCCTGCGCGACCACGGCTGGGACCGCGTCACCTTCGGCATCGAGACGCTGAACGAGAAGATCCACCGCAAGATCGGCCGCCTCGACACCCGCGAGGACGTCGACGCGATCTTCGACCGGATGCGGGACATCGGCTACACCGCCGACACCTGCGTGGACATGATGTACGACCTGCCGGGTCAGACCCTCGAAGGGTTCCAGGCCGAGCTGTCCGAACTGCTCAGCTGCTACGACCCCACCGAGATCGACCTCTTCACCACGATCTACCTGCCCTACCGGCCGCTGCACAAGCTGATCATGGACGGCAGGGTCGAACAGCCCGGCAGCCCCTGGCAGCTGCTCGCCATGCGCGAGCACCTCTACGACACCCTGACGGACGCCGGGTACCACAACACCATCGCCGAGACCTGGTCCAAGCGCCCCGAGCGGTCCCAGTACCAGACCGCCCACTGCGCCCGCCAGGACATCATCGGCATCGGCTGTGCCGCCCGCGGGAACCTCCGCGACATGGTGTCGATCAACCCCGAGAAGGTCGACGACTGGCAGCGCAACGTCGACGAGCAGGGCGCCTCCACCGAGACCCTCCAGTCCATCGGCCCCGAGGGCGTGCTGGACCGGATCATGGTGATGTTCCCGCGCTACAAGTCCCTCGACAAGGAGCTCCTGGCCGACTTCGGGGCCCTGGTCGACGAGGAGGCCTTCGAGCGGGTCCGGGCCGTGCTCGACGGGCACCTCGCCGCCGGCGTCATCGAGGACGAGGGCGACCGGTTCACCGTCAACAAGCTGGGTGTCATCTGGCACGGCAACCTCCAGACCGACTACCTTCGGCACACCCTCAACACCAAGGGCGAAGTGCTGATGAACCACCTCACCGAGGCCCGCCAGGACTTCGACAGCGAGAACCGCTTCGAGGTGACCGCCGAGACCGTGTACATCAAGGAACACGACGCGGAGTACCCGAGGCTGATGAAGTAG
- a CDS encoding neprosin family prolyl endopeptidase: MTAELSPQPLDAFLRSVASTTYEEARRLPGAAVASSRDFDEIQAYVIDLYTGVDAVESYVETDGQVVDCIPEDAHPAARRWGGLAVAPDQGPPEPTESDEPTTPGPRSPDPGSRDVVSPPQHDVPAARAAPAGTTPLYRTTLSALCRYPNLAASSAKERPLGLAGTEAPAAALGKRYATGEQNLPCLGGASRINVWNPFAAASNQSTFSQQWYYAGLEGPVLQTVECGWHVDITMYGDAAPHFFVFTTRRNYEAGHSFYNQAGQVFQPVSNPYVRPGAPLAVSQSGGTQVEYKMGFYFTNNAWWLYFDDHAIGCYPAAWFDNGPMATHATRAKFGGEVGTLITQWPPMGSGRHASAGFRQAAYQRVATVNPVSGGAAHATLSDAGSVSGPCYSLQITNNSGPDWGSYLFFGGPGGDNC, encoded by the coding sequence ATGACCGCTGAACTCTCCCCGCAGCCCTTGGACGCGTTTCTCAGATCCGTCGCCTCCACCACGTACGAAGAGGCACGCCGACTGCCTGGTGCCGCCGTCGCGAGTTCCCGGGACTTCGACGAGATCCAGGCGTACGTCATCGACCTGTACACGGGCGTCGACGCCGTCGAGAGCTACGTCGAAACCGACGGCCAAGTCGTCGACTGCATCCCTGAGGACGCGCATCCCGCCGCGCGCCGCTGGGGAGGCCTCGCCGTCGCTCCCGACCAAGGCCCTCCTGAGCCGACCGAATCCGACGAGCCGACGACGCCGGGCCCCAGGTCGCCGGACCCCGGGTCGCGGGACGTCGTGAGTCCGCCACAGCACGACGTCCCGGCCGCGCGGGCCGCCCCCGCGGGTACCACGCCGCTGTACCGCACCACCCTCTCGGCGCTCTGCCGGTACCCGAACCTCGCGGCATCCTCAGCGAAGGAACGGCCGCTCGGCCTCGCGGGCACCGAGGCACCGGCAGCCGCGCTCGGCAAGCGATACGCGACCGGCGAGCAGAACCTCCCCTGCCTGGGCGGAGCAAGCCGCATCAACGTGTGGAACCCTTTCGCCGCGGCGTCGAACCAGTCCACCTTCAGCCAACAGTGGTACTACGCGGGACTGGAAGGACCCGTCCTGCAGACCGTGGAGTGCGGCTGGCACGTCGACATCACGATGTACGGCGACGCCGCGCCCCACTTCTTCGTCTTCACCACCCGGCGGAACTACGAAGCCGGCCACTCCTTCTACAACCAAGCAGGCCAGGTGTTCCAGCCGGTCTCCAATCCCTATGTGCGCCCGGGCGCCCCGCTGGCTGTGTCCCAGAGCGGTGGCACACAGGTCGAGTACAAGATGGGCTTCTACTTCACCAACAACGCGTGGTGGCTCTACTTCGACGACCACGCGATCGGGTGCTACCCGGCGGCGTGGTTCGACAACGGGCCGATGGCCACCCATGCCACCCGCGCCAAGTTCGGCGGCGAGGTCGGAACCCTGATCACTCAGTGGCCCCCGATGGGCTCCGGACGACACGCGTCGGCGGGCTTCAGGCAGGCGGCGTACCAGCGCGTCGCGACGGTGAACCCCGTGAGCGGCGGCGCGGCGCACGCGACCCTGTCCGACGCGGGATCGGTGAGCGGCCCCTGCTACTCCCTCCAGATCACCAACAACTCGGGGCCCGACTGGGGCAGCTACCTGTTCTTCGGAGGACCGGGCGGGGACAACTGCTGA
- a CDS encoding helix-turn-helix transcriptional regulator, which produces MPARHFDGKRLRSARLEAGYRSQADFAREVGVSRTAVATWENGRGPDPERLPALARALHTDINLLFPRHGAPDLADLRCDAGLAQYEVERKAGTTDHDIGRAERGSRPLTPTLRTTLAALYEVTEDALLAAERRSFGAKEAPLPVTLAEKIEYLLEHTYPGDQQPPSDADIARGINAAAGADVVSAQGVRDLREGTVTDAPRVVRDGLAEVLGVSAFFFQPNEDAIVATIVEGLRTLHQVRNGDISNIKARGLGPEGLPVELLAVVNDLASNLQKWGRTQDDPAGR; this is translated from the coding sequence ATGCCTGCACGTCACTTTGATGGCAAGCGCCTGCGGTCAGCGCGGCTGGAAGCCGGGTACCGGAGCCAGGCCGACTTCGCCCGGGAGGTCGGGGTCTCCCGCACGGCAGTCGCCACCTGGGAGAACGGCCGCGGCCCCGACCCGGAGCGGCTGCCCGCACTGGCCCGCGCCCTCCACACGGACATCAATCTGCTCTTCCCCCGGCACGGCGCCCCCGACCTGGCCGATCTGCGGTGCGACGCCGGTCTCGCCCAGTACGAGGTCGAGCGCAAGGCGGGCACCACGGACCACGACATCGGCAGGGCCGAGCGCGGCTCACGGCCGCTGACGCCGACCCTGCGCACGACCTTGGCGGCCCTCTACGAAGTCACCGAGGATGCCCTGCTGGCAGCGGAGCGGCGCAGCTTCGGAGCCAAGGAGGCGCCGCTCCCCGTCACGCTCGCGGAGAAGATCGAGTACCTGCTGGAGCACACGTATCCGGGCGACCAACAGCCGCCCTCGGACGCGGACATCGCCCGTGGCATCAACGCGGCCGCCGGAGCCGACGTGGTGTCCGCACAGGGTGTCAGGGACTTGCGCGAGGGCACGGTGACGGACGCCCCCCGCGTCGTCCGGGACGGTCTGGCCGAGGTGCTGGGGGTCAGCGCCTTCTTCTTCCAGCCGAACGAGGACGCCATCGTGGCGACGATCGTGGAGGGCCTGCGCACGCTCCACCAGGTACGCAACGGCGACATCAGCAACATCAAAGCCCGCGGCCTGGGACCCGAGGGCCTGCCGGTGGAACTGCTGGCCGTCGTGAACGACCTCGCCAGCAACCTCCAGAAGTGGGGCAGGACTCAGGACGACCCGGCCGGTCGATAG
- a CDS encoding FAD-dependent oxidoreductase: MSTERSGARVIVVGGGWSGLAAAWNLHRAGARPLLIDDRPTLGGRSATARLGARAITLGGKNIGRKYSRFRAFAAELGAGEAAYEHFGINSSRIENGRLHTTDSTNKAAALYGMLRGVPPRDLSRILRLAYYVRRDRANAFLSGPDVERYAARTGDPTLSAFFGTRLCERLLRPAVIRMNGAEPEESHLSTLGTNLGMLLDGFDQLTDGFDPLLHAFAARVETRAATRVTALLVTAGRVTGVRALAPDGTSSEEEADAVVLAVPAPHAAELLRHHHDELAQHLSHVRYFPVSVVVAEYDRPVFDTRVRALTFPADSPLSNAGAYGVTDRHLVRYTFSGRAARTLPGDDEELAALAERLLGAHLDLDAPKRLDTATARWQHGLCAYAPAHTRTLSAIDTRTAALPGLTLTGDYARGASIEACVRAAEERTDRLLRHLGRPG; this comes from the coding sequence ATGAGCACTGAGCGCTCCGGAGCCCGCGTCATCGTCGTAGGCGGCGGCTGGTCGGGCCTGGCCGCCGCCTGGAACCTGCACCGCGCGGGCGCCCGCCCCCTTCTCATCGACGACCGCCCCACCCTCGGCGGCCGCTCCGCCACCGCCCGCCTCGGCGCGCGGGCGATCACTCTCGGCGGCAAGAACATCGGCCGCAAGTACAGCCGGTTCCGCGCCTTCGCCGCCGAACTCGGGGCGGGCGAGGCGGCCTACGAGCACTTCGGCATCAACTCCTCGCGCATCGAGAACGGCCGGCTGCACACCACCGACAGCACCAACAAGGCCGCCGCCCTGTACGGGATGCTGCGCGGCGTGCCCCCGCGCGATCTGAGCCGGATCCTGCGCCTCGCCTACTACGTCCGCCGCGACCGCGCGAACGCCTTCCTGTCCGGCCCCGACGTCGAGCGCTACGCCGCACGCACCGGCGATCCCACGCTGTCCGCCTTCTTCGGCACGCGCCTGTGCGAACGCCTGCTCCGCCCCGCGGTGATCCGCATGAACGGAGCGGAGCCGGAAGAGTCCCACCTCTCCACCCTGGGCACCAACCTCGGCATGCTCCTGGACGGCTTCGACCAGCTCACCGACGGTTTCGATCCGCTCCTGCACGCCTTCGCCGCCCGGGTGGAGACCCGCGCCGCGACCCGTGTCACCGCCCTGCTCGTCACCGCCGGACGCGTCACCGGTGTACGTGCCCTCGCGCCCGACGGCACCTCGTCGGAGGAGGAGGCCGACGCCGTCGTCCTCGCCGTGCCCGCCCCCCACGCGGCCGAACTCCTCCGGCACCACCACGACGAGCTGGCCCAACACCTCTCCCACGTCCGCTACTTCCCGGTCTCCGTCGTCGTGGCCGAGTACGACCGGCCGGTCTTCGACACGCGCGTCAGGGCGCTGACCTTCCCCGCGGACAGCCCCCTCAGCAACGCCGGTGCCTACGGCGTCACGGACCGGCACCTCGTCCGCTACACCTTCAGCGGCCGAGCGGCCCGCACCCTGCCCGGCGACGACGAGGAACTCGCCGCCCTCGCCGAGCGCCTCCTCGGCGCCCACCTCGACCTCGACGCGCCCAAGCGCCTGGACACGGCCACCGCCCGCTGGCAGCACGGACTGTGCGCCTACGCCCCCGCCCACACCCGCACCCTGTCCGCCATCGACACCCGCACCGCCGCCCTCCCGGGCCTCACCCTGACCGGCGACTACGCGCGCGGCGCGTCCATCGAGGCCTGCGTCCGGGCAGCCGAGGAACGCACGGACCGGCTGCTGCGCCACCTCGGCCGACCTGGATGA
- a CDS encoding alpha/beta fold hydrolase, producing the protein MNGEPPDPAARPKEQRAPLPLLARIEPASGVSLVARVLRHQDPTAPVAVVLPAMGASARFYLPFVRALHKEGLTVVTADQRGHGESVPRVARGVLFGYRELLEEDLPALLETVRRELPDRPVILVGHSLGGQLALLYAAAHPADVDAIALVASGSVWYRGFEGPRALRNLVAGQLFAALATAIGYWPGKRFRFGGTEATGVMRDWARQGRTGDYRPRGSTVDYERALRDLTHPVLAVGVAGDRLAPAGSRRHLLAKVPRCALEEWEYTSEAADGKPIDHFRWVRYHAGLCTRLARWVGESVKAGGTSTPDGPGTNSTDEPGTNPTDSPAAHPTDEHRRSTKDE; encoded by the coding sequence ATGAACGGCGAGCCCCCGGACCCGGCGGCGCGGCCGAAGGAACAGCGCGCCCCGTTGCCCCTGCTGGCCCGGATCGAGCCCGCCTCCGGAGTGTCCCTGGTGGCGCGGGTACTGCGCCACCAGGACCCGACCGCGCCCGTCGCGGTGGTCCTCCCGGCCATGGGCGCCTCCGCCCGCTTCTACCTGCCGTTCGTGCGCGCGCTGCACAAGGAGGGACTGACCGTGGTCACCGCCGACCAGCGCGGCCACGGCGAATCCGTGCCCCGGGTGGCCCGCGGCGTGCTCTTCGGCTACCGCGAACTCCTGGAGGAGGACCTGCCCGCCCTCCTGGAGACCGTCCGGCGCGAACTGCCCGACCGGCCCGTGATCCTGGTCGGGCACAGCCTGGGCGGCCAGCTCGCCCTGCTGTACGCCGCGGCCCACCCGGCCGACGTCGACGCGATCGCCCTGGTCGCCAGCGGATCCGTCTGGTACCGCGGCTTCGAAGGGCCGCGCGCCCTGCGCAACCTCGTCGCCGGTCAGCTCTTCGCCGCGCTGGCCACCGCCATCGGCTACTGGCCCGGCAAACGCTTCCGCTTCGGCGGCACGGAGGCCACCGGCGTCATGCGCGACTGGGCCCGCCAGGGGCGTACCGGCGACTACCGGCCCCGGGGCAGCACCGTCGACTACGAGCGGGCCCTGCGCGACCTCACCCACCCGGTCCTCGCCGTCGGCGTCGCCGGTGACCGGCTGGCCCCGGCGGGCTCCCGGCGGCACCTGCTGGCCAAGGTCCCGCGCTGCGCCCTGGAGGAGTGGGAGTACACCAGCGAGGCCGCCGACGGGAAACCGATCGACCACTTCCGCTGGGTCCGCTACCACGCGGGCCTCTGCACCCGCCTCGCCCGGTGGGTCGGCGAGTCCGTCAAGGCAGGCGGCACGAGCACCCCGGACGGGCCCGGCACGAACTCCACGGATGAGCCCGGAACGAACCCCACGGACTCGCCCGCCGCGCACCCCACGGACGAGCATCGGAGGAGCACCAAGGATGAGTAA
- a CDS encoding alanine dehydrogenase, translating to MPELTIGLTAAHRGESGQSLPVHPQHLASLHAEVRSRLFFETGYGTPFGLTDDDLARVSGGVCTRRLIFSECDVVLLYKPVREDFLDLTEGQILWGFPHFEQTGEPPWAPNDRRHAVIAREPSLDGSGNGSFAPPIGEQLEEMAAYGSVTHALASTGRTGRWGPPVHAVVLGDGPLGDGAVAALQAQGITRLTRVTKRFPAALDAARDGLRTVQLVVDDAGECHAVSTSGHLALRDLLTQHDLIVNCLGQDADVPLPLLPPDQPYPLRPGTLVVDVSREQGAGPGRARPAAFTPVRHGADGVQYYAADDHPSYWWNSATWMLSRAILPHLGTVASGRARWLAQGGDTGLGL from the coding sequence ATGCCCGAGCTCACGATCGGTCTCACCGCGGCACACCGAGGGGAGAGTGGCCAGAGCCTTCCCGTCCATCCACAGCACCTGGCCTCTCTGCACGCCGAGGTCCGCAGCCGGCTGTTCTTCGAAACGGGGTACGGCACTCCCTTCGGCCTGACCGACGACGATCTCGCGCGTGTGTCCGGCGGCGTCTGCACGCGTCGGCTGATCTTCTCCGAGTGCGATGTGGTGCTGCTGTACAAGCCGGTGCGCGAAGACTTCCTGGACCTGACGGAGGGACAGATCCTGTGGGGCTTCCCGCACTTCGAGCAGACCGGGGAGCCTCCCTGGGCGCCCAACGACCGACGGCACGCCGTCATCGCGCGGGAACCCTCCCTGGACGGGTCGGGCAACGGCTCCTTCGCCCCTCCGATAGGTGAGCAACTGGAGGAGATGGCAGCCTATGGCTCTGTGACACACGCGCTGGCGTCCACGGGCCGGACGGGCCGCTGGGGACCCCCGGTGCACGCTGTGGTCCTCGGCGACGGTCCGCTCGGTGACGGCGCCGTGGCGGCACTCCAGGCACAGGGGATCACCCGTCTCACACGCGTGACGAAGCGCTTCCCGGCCGCCCTCGACGCGGCACGCGACGGGCTGCGGACGGTCCAACTGGTCGTGGACGACGCGGGAGAGTGCCACGCGGTCTCCACCTCGGGCCACCTCGCCTTGCGAGACCTGCTGACGCAGCACGACCTCATCGTGAACTGCCTCGGCCAGGACGCGGACGTGCCGCTGCCGCTCCTGCCGCCGGACCAGCCGTACCCGCTGAGACCGGGCACGCTCGTGGTGGACGTCTCGCGGGAGCAGGGAGCAGGGCCCGGCCGGGCGAGACCGGCCGCGTTCACCCCCGTGCGGCATGGGGCCGACGGCGTCCAGTACTACGCGGCCGACGACCACCCCTCCTACTGGTGGAACTCGGCGACCTGGATGCTCAGCAGAGCGATTCTTCCTCACCTCGGTACGGTCGCGTCGGGCCGGGCCCGCTGGCTCGCCCAGGGCGGAGACACGGGCCTCGGCCTCTGA
- a CDS encoding PD40 domain-containing protein translates to MRRRSSLRALHVLSVLPLVLTALALPAAAADDGASAPRTERLSVAPDGTGGNGHSGSPSVSADGRVVAFVSQATNLVPGTTTRGNVFVRTAPGAALRRVSPPGETTSTPALSADGRYLTFASYSTATERTSVHVMDLKSGRTERLAPALPDGYAVSYGVAPISGNGRYVAFVARPTDDSDPRGCQFHVLDRVTERVQQVSRASQRATCQQQSMSADGRKIAYQDGYTGPSDDDQGDILVHDRRTGRTVKADATHDGAPAEQSSVSPSLSADGSTVSFASTARNLVPGTDPNDGWNVFVRDLRTGSLTRVDGHAPTDLVVGGQLSTDGSRMLVNIGNADRQPQGLWLRDLRTGQETLLSPGTDGKPVGVGSTALSADASTAVFDSFYPGLVPDDTNWTGDVFVRHLR, encoded by the coding sequence ATGAGACGTCGTTCCTCGTTACGCGCCCTTCACGTCCTCAGCGTTCTGCCCTTGGTCCTCACGGCCCTGGCCCTCCCGGCCGCCGCGGCCGACGACGGTGCTTCCGCCCCGCGCACCGAGCGCCTCAGCGTCGCCCCCGACGGCACGGGCGGCAACGGCCACTCGGGCAGCCCCTCGGTCAGTGCCGACGGCCGGGTCGTGGCGTTCGTGTCACAGGCCACCAACCTCGTGCCCGGCACCACCACGCGCGGCAACGTCTTCGTCCGCACCGCGCCGGGCGCGGCCCTGCGACGCGTCTCCCCGCCCGGTGAGACCACATCGACGCCCGCCCTCTCCGCCGACGGCCGCTACCTCACCTTCGCGTCGTACTCGACCGCCACGGAGCGCACTTCCGTCCACGTCATGGACCTGAAGAGCGGCCGCACCGAGCGCCTCGCCCCCGCCCTCCCCGACGGCTACGCGGTGTCGTACGGCGTCGCCCCGATCAGCGGGAACGGCCGCTACGTCGCCTTCGTCGCCCGGCCCACCGACGATTCCGACCCCCGCGGCTGCCAGTTCCACGTCCTGGACCGCGTCACCGAGCGGGTCCAGCAGGTCAGCCGTGCCTCGCAACGCGCCACCTGCCAGCAGCAGTCGATGAGCGCCGACGGCCGGAAGATCGCGTACCAGGACGGCTACACCGGGCCGAGCGACGACGACCAGGGCGACATCCTCGTCCACGACCGCCGGACGGGCCGCACCGTCAAGGCCGACGCCACGCACGACGGGGCGCCCGCCGAGCAGTCGTCCGTGAGCCCCTCCCTCAGCGCCGACGGCTCGACGGTCTCCTTCGCCTCCACCGCCCGCAACCTGGTGCCGGGCACCGACCCCAACGACGGCTGGAACGTCTTCGTCCGTGATCTGCGCACCGGTTCCCTCACGCGCGTGGACGGCCACGCACCCACCGACCTGGTCGTCGGCGGCCAGCTGTCGACCGACGGCTCGCGGATGCTCGTCAACATCGGCAACGCCGACCGGCAGCCGCAGGGCCTGTGGCTGCGCGACCTGCGGACCGGCCAGGAGACCCTGCTGTCGCCCGGCACGGACGGCAAACCGGTCGGCGTCGGCTCCACCGCACTGAGCGCGGACGCCTCGACGGCCGTGTTCGACTCCTTCTACCCGGGCCTGGTCCCCGACGACACGAACTGGACCGGCGACGTGTTCGTCCGACACCTACGCTGA
- a CDS encoding NADP-dependent oxidoreductase, whose translation MRVITQHRLGGPEVLTIEDSPEPRVLPTEVLVRVKAIGLNPLEARLRAGEFPLLGRPPFVLGWDVSGVVEQATGSWRLRPGDEVFGMPLFPRAARAYAEAVAAPALHLARKPASLSHVEAAALPVVGLTAWQGLVDLGGVGEGDRVLVHGGGGGVGHVAIQIAKALGAHVIATASGSKRTFVEGFGADEVVDYTAVDFTAAVRDIDVVLDTIGGDTVERSLDVLRPGGHLVTAVAEEDAGLIARYEAAGRRFSGIAVDPDPVALRGLVALVEQGGLRVHVQETFPFERVADAHRLLDRGHLRGKVVLTL comes from the coding sequence ATGCGCGTCATCACCCAGCACCGGCTCGGCGGGCCCGAGGTACTGACCATCGAGGACTCGCCGGAGCCACGGGTCCTGCCGACCGAGGTCCTCGTCCGCGTCAAGGCGATCGGGCTGAACCCGCTGGAGGCGCGCCTTCGCGCCGGTGAGTTCCCGCTGCTCGGCCGGCCGCCGTTCGTCCTCGGCTGGGACGTCAGCGGCGTGGTCGAACAGGCGACGGGGTCGTGGCGGCTTCGGCCCGGCGACGAGGTGTTCGGGATGCCGCTGTTCCCGCGGGCGGCGCGCGCGTACGCCGAGGCCGTGGCGGCGCCCGCGCTGCACCTGGCACGCAAACCGGCCTCGCTCTCGCACGTCGAGGCGGCGGCACTGCCGGTCGTCGGGCTGACGGCGTGGCAGGGCCTGGTCGACCTCGGCGGGGTGGGCGAGGGCGACCGCGTCCTGGTCCACGGTGGTGGGGGCGGGGTCGGGCACGTCGCGATCCAGATCGCGAAGGCGCTCGGCGCGCACGTGATCGCGACCGCGAGCGGGAGCAAGCGGACGTTCGTGGAGGGGTTCGGCGCCGACGAGGTGGTCGACTACACGGCGGTCGACTTCACCGCGGCGGTCCGCGACATCGACGTCGTACTCGACACGATCGGCGGCGACACCGTCGAGCGCTCGCTCGACGTGCTCCGCCCGGGCGGTCATCTGGTGACGGCGGTCGCCGAGGAGGACGCGGGGCTCATCGCCCGGTACGAGGCGGCCGGCAGGCGTTTCAGCGGCATCGCGGTCGATCCCGATCCGGTCGCCCTCCGAGGCCTCGTCGCACTCGTCGAACAGGGCGGGCTTCGGGTCCACGTACAGGAGACGTTCCCCTTCGAGCGCGTCGCCGACGCGCACCGGCTGCTCGACCGCGGTCACCTCCGGGGGAAGGTCGTCCTCACCCTCTGA